The Streptomyces sp. B3I8 nucleotide sequence GGGCGGTTTCCGCAGCCGCCGGAGGGCTTCCTCGACTACGCGGTGGAGGTCCCCGGCCAGGGCGACCTGTTCCGTCCGTACGCGCCGGTCGACCCGGAGGAACCGGCACTGATCGTGGCGGGCCGGGAGTTCAGCGGGGCGGAGGTGGTGGAGCGGGCCCGCGCCGACGCACCGGGGCTCGGCCTGACGGGACCGGGGTCGCGGTTGCTGTCCGGGCTCCCGTACGACACCTGGGACGGGCTCGCGGCGGGCCTCTACGCCCCGCTCGCGACGGGATCCTCGGTGGTGCTGTGCCGGAACCTGGAGGCACTGCCCGAGGAGCGGCTGACCCAGCGCGTCGAGGCGGAACGCGTCACGGCGACGGCACGCTGAGGGCTCCGGAATGCCCGATTCCGGCGCTCTCCGCGCACGTCCCGAGTAAAAGGCGGGCCAAGAGAGGGAACATCAGAGCTAAGAACTCTGTGAGAAATGGTCGGATTGACCGGTTGTAGGCACGTGAATAAGCGCACTGCCGTCGCTCAAGTCCCAACCGGGCGGATAGTGTGAGCGACCCGGTGCACTGCCCCGAGGTCCGTCCCGGGCTCACGCATCGCACGAAGTGACCCGAGCGCCTTTGAGGGGAAAGGCGCCGCGTGGCCCCGACGGAGGATTTGAAAAACCGTGGACGCGCAAGGCCGTGGGCGGGCGGACGACATCGACCCCGCAGACCAGTGGGTACTCAACCCGGACACCGGCGAATACGAACTGCGACTGCCCCCTTCCTCTCCGCAGTCTTCGGTACCCAGACCCCGCGGCGCCGCCGCCCCCACCGGGCGGTCCCGCAGTGCGCCGGGCCGCGAGGCTCCGGCGCCCGACGCGCTGCCCGGGCAGCGCCGTCGGCGCGGTGCCCCGGAGGAGCCGCCGCCCGGACGCCGGCGCGGCCACGGCGGTGGCAGGCCCAAGAAGGGCAAGGCCAAGAAAATACTGCTGTGGACCGGCGGCAGCATGGCCTTCGTGCTCGTCGTGGCGGCGGGCGGGGGTTACCTGTACCTCAAGCACCTCGAAGGAAACATCACCACGACGGACGTCGGTGACGCGGCCAAGAGCGGCTTCAGCAAGGACGAGGCCTTCAACCTGCTGATCATCGGCACCGACAAGCGCACCGGTGCGGGCAACGAGGGCTACGGCGACAAGAACAGCGTCGGCCACGCCGACACCAACATCCTGCTGCACGTCGCCAAGGACCGGTCCAACGCCACCGCGCTGAGCATTCCGCGCGACCTGATCGCGAACATCCCGGACTGCCCGACCAAGCAGGAGGACGGCACTACCAAGGTCATCAGGGGCACGCCGAACGTCCGGTTCAACACCAGCCTCGGCCAGGACGACCGCGACCCGGGCTGCACCATGCGCACGGTCAAGGAAGTCACCGGGATCGAACCCGACCACTTCATGATGGCCGACTTCAACGCCGTCAAGACGCTGACCTCGGCGGTCGGCGGTGTCGAGGTGTGCGTGGGCAAGGACGTCAACGACCCGGACTCGCACCTGAAGCTGACCAAGGGCAAGCACACGATCGAGGGCGAGCAGGCCCTCGCCTTCCTGCGCACCCGCCACAGCTTCGGCAACGAGGGCGACCTGGACCGGATCAAGGTGCAGCAGCAGTTCCTGGGCTCGCTGGCCCGCAAGATGTCCTCCAGCGACACGCTGACCAGCCCCACCAAGCTCTACAAGCTCGCCGAGGCCGCCACCAAGGCGCTCACCGTCGACACCGGCATCGGCAAGGCGAGCACGCTGAAGGACATGGCGCTGGAGCTGAAGAAGGTGCCGCCGAAGAACATCACCTTCCTCACCGTCCCGGTCCTCGACAACCCGGCCGAGAAGGTCAAGGCGACGGTCGTCGTCAACCAGTCGCAGGCCCCCGCCGTGTTCCAGGCGATCAAGGACGACGTCTCCTTCTCCGCGGTGAAGCAGAAGGAGAAGAAGGAGAAGGCGGCCGTCGCCGCCCGGCTGAAGGGCTCCCGCTCCTCCGCCGCCGACATCCGCGTCGACATCTACAACGGCGGCGCCGCCGCCGGCAGCGCCCAGGAGACCCTGTCCTGGCTGCAGAACCAGCAGGGGGTCACCAAGGCGAGCCAGCTCGGCAACGCCGACGCACCGCTCGACAGGACGACGCTGGAGTACTCCCCCGACCAGGCCGACCAGGCCCGCAAGCTGGCCGACCTCATGGGGCTGCCCGCGAGCGCGTTGAAGCCCGGCGAGAGCGAGAAGAACGCCCAGGGGCTGCCCGCGATCGTGCTGACCCTCGGCAAGGACTTCAAGGGCGCCGGAGTACCGGTGAAGGCGGCGTCGAAGGCGCCGGACGTCCAGGGGAAACAGACCGCGGACAAGCAAATCTGCTCCACGTGATGACCTGACGGGGCCGTTGCGCGTCTAACAGGGCGCAGACGCACCGCCCGCCGCCGGAACGTTTCCGGTACGGCGGCGGTGCGGCGTCCAACGGGACGCGAGGACATCGGGCGCGGACAGTCGTACCGCCGCGAGGAGCGGCGGACACGAAGGAATGCCCGCGCGCATACATCCGGTCGGGCGCGAGAGGCGTCCAACCGAACGGCGATGGTCCGGACCGGGCGCGACGGGGCGCCCGGCCGGGCCGTGAACGGACCCGTGTGACGGGCACAGGGTGGGGAGGCAGGGCGGCGATGGTGCCTAGCGAGGTGCGGGGAGAGGGAGCGCGACCACGCGCCCGGGACGCCGGCCGGCTCGGTC carries:
- a CDS encoding LCP family protein, which produces MDAQGRGRADDIDPADQWVLNPDTGEYELRLPPSSPQSSVPRPRGAAAPTGRSRSAPGREAPAPDALPGQRRRRGAPEEPPPGRRRGHGGGRPKKGKAKKILLWTGGSMAFVLVVAAGGGYLYLKHLEGNITTTDVGDAAKSGFSKDEAFNLLIIGTDKRTGAGNEGYGDKNSVGHADTNILLHVAKDRSNATALSIPRDLIANIPDCPTKQEDGTTKVIRGTPNVRFNTSLGQDDRDPGCTMRTVKEVTGIEPDHFMMADFNAVKTLTSAVGGVEVCVGKDVNDPDSHLKLTKGKHTIEGEQALAFLRTRHSFGNEGDLDRIKVQQQFLGSLARKMSSSDTLTSPTKLYKLAEAATKALTVDTGIGKASTLKDMALELKKVPPKNITFLTVPVLDNPAEKVKATVVVNQSQAPAVFQAIKDDVSFSAVKQKEKKEKAAVAARLKGSRSSAADIRVDIYNGGAAAGSAQETLSWLQNQQGVTKASQLGNADAPLDRTTLEYSPDQADQARKLADLMGLPASALKPGESEKNAQGLPAIVLTLGKDFKGAGVPVKAASKAPDVQGKQTADKQICST